Proteins encoded together in one Marispirochaeta sp. window:
- a CDS encoding YibE/F family protein, with amino-acid sequence MMIIKEHMEARDFILTAVLAVITLSLFFIPTKFGSPSQFNTARVRAEILEVDNSTLEKFGIVTTGDQGLTMQITGGAFKGKIISGTNMLLGKMDMDKLFVQGDKALVTLTLNETKDSIISTQVVDHYRIRVELALLILFISLLIIYAGWTGVKAVVSFIFTAAAIWKILIPGFLIGIPPVLLSLCIVTAMTGVIVFLIGGISRMGLVAFLGAISGVGTTALLSLAFGSAFKIHGAVKPFAEALLYSGYPHLNLTAIFLAGIFIASSGAVMDIAMDIAAAMREVQEKHPAIGRTDLMVSGLRVGRAVVGTMTTTLLLAYSGGYTFVLMVFMAQGTPIINAFNLVYVSSEILHTLVGSFGLVLAAPLTAVFGGLLYVRQDQSVRPV; translated from the coding sequence ATGATGATTATCAAGGAACACATGGAAGCCAGGGACTTCATTCTGACTGCTGTGCTTGCCGTAATAACCCTGTCACTGTTTTTTATTCCAACAAAGTTCGGCAGCCCTTCTCAATTCAACACTGCCAGAGTCCGGGCAGAGATACTGGAGGTTGATAACTCAACCCTGGAAAAATTCGGTATAGTCACAACCGGCGATCAGGGGCTTACGATGCAAATTACCGGCGGCGCTTTCAAGGGGAAGATTATCAGCGGGACCAACATGCTCCTGGGAAAGATGGACATGGACAAGCTTTTTGTCCAGGGGGACAAAGCCCTGGTAACCCTCACATTGAATGAGACGAAAGATTCAATAATTTCCACCCAGGTAGTCGACCATTATCGCATCAGAGTCGAACTTGCGCTCCTCATACTGTTTATTTCCCTATTAATCATATACGCCGGGTGGACGGGGGTTAAGGCAGTAGTCTCCTTTATTTTTACCGCCGCAGCAATATGGAAAATCCTGATCCCCGGTTTCCTGATCGGAATACCTCCAGTGCTTCTCTCCCTCTGCATTGTAACCGCCATGACAGGGGTCATTGTTTTTCTGATCGGCGGTATATCCCGCATGGGACTGGTGGCATTTCTGGGAGCAATCTCCGGGGTCGGAACAACTGCCCTTCTGTCCTTGGCCTTCGGCTCTGCTTTCAAGATACACGGAGCGGTGAAACCCTTTGCCGAAGCCCTGCTCTACTCCGGATATCCGCACCTTAACCTTACGGCTATCTTTTTGGCAGGAATATTTATTGCCTCCTCCGGGGCCGTTATGGATATCGCCATGGATATTGCCGCAGCCATGCGGGAGGTACAGGAAAAACATCCCGCCATCGGCAGGACGGACCTGATGGTCTCGGGACTGCGTGTCGGCCGCGCGGTGGTGGGAACCATGACAACCACCCTTCTGCTTGCATATTCGGGAGGGTATACCTTTGTTCTTATGGTATTCATGGCCCAGGGTACCCCGATTATCAACGCCTTTAATCTTGTCTATGTCAGCTCGGAAATCCTGCATACCCTGGTAGGAAGCTTCGGCCTGGTACTGGCAGCACCATTGACTGCGGTCTTCGGGGGATTATTATATGTGCGGCAGGATCAGTCCGTAAGGCCTGTTTAA
- a CDS encoding alkaline phosphatase — MKMSSLRKYAALLLVLIVPTLIWAEGAREPAAEIQSPQARYVFLFIGDGMSMTQINAAEAYLKSQRETDIGVEKLAFSQFPNQGLTTTYDAGSFITDSASAGTAIATGHKTLSGVINMDTSKSIKYTTIAEMAKAAGMKVGVISSVNLDHATPACFYAKEASRNNYYNIGVQLANSSFDYFAGGMLRLDKTPQGQKNVHEIMAGKGWVIADNREELQSLRPGNRQVYAYARGFAGNALDYSMDMKADNVTLAEFTAKGIELLDNKKGFFMMVEGGKIDWACHANDAAASIHNTVAFDNAVKEAIEFYRRHPEETLIIVTGDHETGGLSLGFAGTKYDSAFSEISRQKMSFESFDHYVLNPFKQENPNGSMVQLMPKIRKNFGIESLSAYERELLEKSFTASMKGVSENEESYLLYGGYEPVSVTLTHILNNRAGLAWASYSHTGVPVPTFALGVGGELFNGYYDNTEIFQKAAAVLGLGSPALASR, encoded by the coding sequence ATGAAAATGAGTTCCCTCAGAAAGTACGCTGCCCTGCTGCTCGTACTTATCGTCCCCACGCTTATCTGGGCCGAGGGTGCCCGGGAGCCGGCCGCCGAGATCCAGAGCCCTCAAGCCAGATATGTTTTTCTGTTTATCGGCGACGGTATGTCAATGACCCAGATCAATGCCGCCGAAGCTTATCTCAAGTCTCAACGGGAGACAGACATCGGAGTAGAAAAACTCGCTTTCAGCCAGTTTCCGAACCAGGGCCTCACTACAACCTATGATGCAGGATCGTTTATTACCGATTCGGCTTCCGCCGGAACTGCTATCGCAACAGGACACAAGACCCTCTCGGGGGTAATCAACATGGATACCTCCAAGAGCATCAAGTACACGACTATAGCGGAAATGGCAAAGGCCGCGGGAATGAAAGTAGGGGTCATTTCCAGTGTAAACCTGGACCACGCAACCCCTGCCTGTTTTTACGCCAAGGAAGCTAGTCGGAACAACTACTACAACATCGGTGTACAGCTGGCAAACAGCAGCTTCGACTATTTCGCCGGGGGTATGCTCCGTCTGGACAAAACTCCCCAGGGCCAGAAGAACGTTCACGAAATCATGGCCGGGAAGGGCTGGGTTATCGCCGATAACAGGGAAGAACTTCAGTCCCTGCGTCCGGGAAACCGGCAGGTATACGCCTATGCCAGGGGTTTTGCCGGCAACGCCCTGGATTACTCCATGGACATGAAAGCGGACAATGTAACCCTCGCGGAGTTCACCGCCAAGGGAATAGAGCTCCTGGATAACAAGAAGGGATTTTTCATGATGGTCGAAGGAGGCAAGATTGACTGGGCCTGTCATGCCAACGACGCGGCTGCTTCGATTCACAACACCGTTGCCTTTGACAATGCAGTAAAAGAGGCTATAGAGTTTTACCGTCGGCATCCTGAAGAAACCCTGATTATCGTTACCGGAGACCACGAAACCGGCGGACTTTCCCTCGGCTTTGCGGGAACCAAGTACGACTCCGCCTTCTCGGAAATCAGCAGGCAGAAAATGAGCTTCGAATCCTTCGATCACTATGTGCTGAATCCTTTTAAACAGGAAAATCCGAACGGGAGCATGGTGCAGCTTATGCCGAAAATCAGAAAGAACTTCGGAATAGAAAGTCTCTCCGCTTATGAAAGAGAACTTCTGGAAAAATCCTTTACCGCCTCCATGAAGGGAGTCAGCGAAAACGAGGAATCCTATCTGCTCTATGGCGGATACGAACCTGTCTCCGTAACTCTGACCCATATTCTGAACAACCGTGCGGGTCTTGCCTGGGCCTCCTACTCCCATACCGGTGTCCCGGTGCCGACATTCGCGCTGGGCGTCGGCGGGGAGCTATTTAACGGATATTACGATAACACAGAAATCTTCCAAAAAGCCGCTGCTGTTCTCGGGCTCGGCTCCCCGGCATTAGCAAGCCGCTAG